A single region of the Elizabethkingia sp. JS20170427COW genome encodes:
- a CDS encoding DUF4270 domain-containing protein, whose amino-acid sequence MKKLKIGANAGFFLAIGFFALSSCESEADSLGRQFVEDGAASGKEMSYDLVAYNINHNDSLRSDASRLTNALLGAFEEGVFGSQKASYVSQLRPASYNPDFGKNAKVDSVVMYLTPAHSTATDSIKTNTTDIAKNTADQDSIKTVTTYPITKYGKAKINGAPAPLTIKVKEVNDFLYDTSAKYFSNKTVSTGAELGSATVSNGSITGIVIKKKDDQTELVNINAAIRIRLDNNFFQNKIIAAQGSSALNDAASFIRYFKGIQLSVVENDGYLFNFAPEDVSIKMYYTHDVEKDNETTKKSDSYTFNLGTSNARFGQYSFNRPASFSSALSQIDPVNGDKKLYLQGTGGPGAEFKIPEATIQALKNLYSQSKIGIVSAKIRLYSAQDVWNNAFPKPETFTVLQKDVKSFIVDMTSLTNSGLYQRVFKGTPDEPSSDNEVYYDISITQTLKNIVESGADNHPIQINVGDFASTTSSSTGATTYTGWNYTTRAYTPNRLVLIGSDSSFPEKRAQLKVIYTHKN is encoded by the coding sequence ATGAAGAAATTAAAAATAGGTGCCAATGCAGGATTTTTTCTTGCTATTGGCTTTTTTGCTCTAAGTTCGTGCGAATCTGAAGCAGATAGTTTAGGGAGGCAATTTGTAGAAGATGGCGCAGCTAGCGGCAAAGAGATGAGCTATGATCTAGTAGCTTATAATATCAATCATAATGATAGCTTGAGGAGTGATGCCTCTCGTTTAACTAATGCTTTATTGGGGGCTTTTGAAGAAGGCGTTTTTGGAAGCCAGAAAGCTTCTTATGTTTCTCAGTTAAGACCAGCTTCTTATAATCCAGACTTTGGTAAAAATGCTAAAGTAGATTCTGTGGTAATGTATCTTACCCCAGCTCACTCTACTGCAACAGATTCTATAAAAACGAATACAACGGATATTGCTAAAAATACAGCAGACCAAGATTCTATAAAAACGGTTACCACTTATCCTATTACGAAATACGGAAAAGCTAAGATTAATGGGGCACCCGCTCCTTTAACCATAAAGGTAAAAGAAGTTAATGACTTTTTATACGATACCTCGGCTAAATATTTTTCTAATAAAACAGTTAGCACTGGTGCCGAATTGGGATCAGCAACAGTATCTAATGGAAGTATTACGGGAATTGTCATTAAGAAAAAGGATGATCAAACGGAACTCGTAAATATCAATGCTGCTATCCGAATTAGATTAGATAATAATTTCTTCCAAAATAAAATTATTGCAGCTCAAGGAAGTTCAGCTCTTAATGATGCGGCATCTTTTATTCGTTACTTTAAAGGAATTCAGCTTTCTGTTGTAGAGAATGATGGATATCTATTCAACTTTGCACCAGAAGATGTTTCTATTAAGATGTACTACACTCATGATGTAGAAAAGGATAACGAAACTACCAAAAAGAGCGATAGTTATACCTTTAATTTAGGGACTTCTAATGCTAGATTTGGACAATATTCATTCAATAGACCAGCTTCTTTTAGCAGTGCACTATCTCAGATAGACCCTGTAAATGGAGATAAAAAATTATATTTACAAGGAACAGGAGGACCTGGTGCTGAGTTTAAAATTCCTGAAGCTACTATCCAAGCTTTAAAAAACTTGTATAGCCAAAGTAAAATAGGAATTGTATCTGCAAAAATAAGATTGTATTCTGCACAAGATGTATGGAATAATGCATTTCCAAAACCAGAAACTTTCACTGTCCTTCAAAAAGATGTAAAATCTTTTATAGTAGATATGACAAGTTTAACAAATAGCGGTCTGTACCAAAGGGTATTCAAAGGCACTCCTGACGAACCTTCTAGCGATAATGAAGTATATTACGATATTTCAATCACTCAAACACTTAAAAATATAGTAGAGAGTGGGGCAGATAATCACCCTATTCAGATTAACGTAGGAGATTTTGCAAGTACAACATCTTCTTCTACAGGAGCTACCACTTATACAGGCTGGAATTATACTACTAGGGCATACACTCCTAATCGATTGGTTTTAATAGGTAGTGATAGTTCTTTCCCAGAAAAGAGAGCTCAGCTAAAAGTTATTTATACTCACAAAAATTAA
- the glmS gene encoding glutamine--fructose-6-phosphate transaminase (isomerizing), with protein sequence MCGIVGYTGYRDAYNVVVNGLKRLEYRGYDSAGIVLEGENQKFNLKKIKGKVSNLEAISEGLKNTSHIGMGHTRWATHGVPSDRNSHPHLSNNGKIALIHNGIIENYDSIKIMLKGKGYVFHSDTDTEVLANFIQYFMEEIGKSFYEAIRAALNEVYGAYAICVMHEDEPGSFVVARLSSPLAIGLGDKEYFVASDASPFVEFTKEAIYLEDGHMAHISVENGVKIHQIKDNSAVDPQIQELKLSLEQIEKGGYEHFMLKEIFEQPKSIHDTMRGRILLDEGVIKMAGIWDNLERIQKAKRIIIIACGTSWHAGLIGEYLIEEFARIPVEVEYASEFRYRNPIITSDDVVIAISQSGETADTMAAIKLAKEKGAFVYGICNVIDSSISRITDAGSYTHAGPEIGVASTKAFTAQLTVLSLIALKIGKHNGSLNNTEFMQYLYELNAIPSKVQDVLESSHDIVKQIAKDFIDATNFIYLGRGYNFPGALEGALKLKEISYIHAEGYPAAEMKHGPIALIDENMPVAIIAPKQGHYDKVVSNVQEIKARKGKVIAIVNQGDTQVASMADYVIEFPETSECFSPILSAIPLQLLSYYIAVYRGANVDQPRNLAKSVTVE encoded by the coding sequence ATGTGTGGAATTGTTGGATATACAGGCTATAGAGATGCTTACAACGTGGTTGTAAACGGCCTTAAAAGATTAGAATATCGCGGATATGATAGTGCAGGAATTGTACTAGAAGGAGAAAATCAAAAATTTAATTTAAAGAAAATAAAAGGGAAGGTTTCTAATTTGGAAGCTATTTCTGAAGGATTGAAGAATACTTCCCATATAGGCATGGGACACACACGTTGGGCAACTCATGGAGTGCCTAGTGATAGAAACTCTCATCCACATCTTTCTAATAATGGTAAAATAGCATTAATCCATAATGGGATTATAGAAAACTATGATTCTATTAAGATTATGCTGAAAGGAAAAGGTTATGTCTTCCATTCCGATACCGACACTGAAGTATTGGCTAATTTCATTCAATATTTTATGGAAGAAATTGGCAAAAGCTTTTATGAAGCGATTAGAGCAGCTCTTAATGAAGTTTACGGGGCTTATGCTATTTGTGTAATGCATGAAGATGAGCCAGGTAGCTTTGTTGTTGCAAGATTAAGCTCTCCTTTGGCTATTGGTTTAGGAGACAAAGAGTATTTTGTAGCGTCTGATGCTTCTCCTTTTGTTGAATTTACCAAAGAGGCTATCTATCTTGAAGATGGCCATATGGCTCATATTTCGGTAGAAAATGGAGTAAAAATACACCAGATAAAAGATAATTCAGCGGTGGATCCTCAGATTCAAGAATTGAAATTGAGCTTGGAGCAAATCGAAAAAGGAGGCTATGAGCATTTCATGTTGAAAGAAATCTTTGAGCAACCTAAATCTATTCACGATACAATGAGAGGTAGGATTTTGCTTGATGAAGGTGTAATTAAGATGGCTGGGATCTGGGACAACCTAGAGAGAATTCAGAAAGCTAAAAGAATCATTATTATCGCCTGTGGTACCTCTTGGCATGCAGGTCTTATTGGAGAATATCTTATTGAGGAATTTGCAAGAATCCCTGTGGAAGTAGAATATGCTTCGGAATTTAGATATAGAAATCCAATTATCACATCTGATGATGTAGTAATAGCTATTTCCCAATCTGGAGAAACTGCAGACACTATGGCTGCGATAAAATTAGCAAAAGAAAAAGGAGCTTTCGTTTATGGTATCTGTAATGTGATCGATTCTTCTATTTCTAGAATCACCGATGCAGGATCTTATACCCACGCAGGACCAGAAATTGGCGTAGCTTCTACCAAAGCTTTCACTGCTCAGCTAACGGTTCTTTCATTAATTGCGTTGAAGATAGGAAAGCATAACGGTTCGCTTAACAATACCGAGTTTATGCAGTATTTATACGAACTCAATGCAATCCCAAGTAAAGTGCAAGATGTTCTGGAATCTTCCCACGATATAGTAAAGCAAATTGCAAAAGACTTTATCGATGCTACCAATTTTATCTATTTAGGTAGAGGATATAATTTCCCAGGTGCATTAGAAGGTGCATTAAAGTTGAAGGAAATCTCTTACATCCATGCAGAAGGGTATCCAGCAGCAGAAATGAAACACGGACCTATTGCTCTTATAGATGAGAATATGCCAGTAGCAATTATCGCTCCTAAGCAAGGTCATTACGATAAAGTGGTAAGCAATGTTCAGGAAATAAAAGCAAGAAAAGGAAAAGTAATCGCAATTGTCAACCAAGGAGATACCCAAGTAGCATCTATGGCCGATTATGTGATAGAATTCCCAGAAACATCTGAATGTTTCTCTCCAATCTTGTCAGCAATACCATTACAGTTGCTATCTTATTATATTGCAGTGTATAGAGGAGCTAATGTAGACCAACCAAGAAACCTTGCAAAGTCGGTAACTGTAGAATAA
- the gldK gene encoding gliding motility lipoprotein GldK, with the protein MKKVFFLLMSASVALSCSGGKSKSSGKGGIKGELIPRNIAKSFVAERPYGMVAIPGGSFVMGMADMDFTNQPEKAPLKTVTVSSFYMDETETTNAEYRVFINYVRDSIVRTLLAEKAGDATSGGGNGTGISDYAYLAKKGGDDSQAYQEFLESQGNRDGYDESKRLDWSVPLHWSTSDYPDQEYAEVLESMYLPPNKRINNERIIDASKLKYTYTRIDMSASVKDNERNPSYLKKESVAIYPDTTVWIKDFNYAYNEPLFNQYFWHKAYANYPVVGVTWSQANAYANFKTKLKTDYNRSLKKRKQKPMAFRLPTEAEWEYAARGGKQNATYPWGGPYLTDDRGCYLANFKPKRGNYIEDEKKGTYLYTAPVKKFPKNGYGLYDMAGNVAEWTDSPYNNATYLFSSTLNPTLASQAEKEPRKSVRGGSWKDVGFMLMTGARNWEHKDSARSYIGFRTVQDIPEGAVKFKRTTK; encoded by the coding sequence ATGAAAAAAGTTTTTTTTCTTTTAATGTCAGCTTCCGTAGCGCTTTCGTGTTCCGGAGGAAAGTCTAAAAGCTCAGGAAAAGGAGGTATAAAGGGAGAGTTAATTCCTAGAAATATCGCTAAATCTTTTGTTGCAGAACGCCCTTATGGCATGGTTGCCATTCCCGGAGGTTCTTTTGTAATGGGTATGGCAGATATGGATTTTACCAACCAGCCCGAGAAAGCTCCTTTGAAAACTGTAACCGTTTCCTCTTTTTATATGGATGAAACCGAAACGACTAACGCTGAATACCGTGTTTTTATTAATTATGTAAGAGATTCTATTGTTAGAACACTCTTAGCAGAAAAAGCAGGAGATGCAACTTCTGGAGGCGGAAACGGAACAGGAATTTCAGATTATGCTTACCTTGCTAAAAAAGGAGGAGATGACTCTCAAGCATATCAAGAGTTTCTAGAATCTCAAGGAAATAGAGATGGTTATGATGAGTCTAAAAGATTAGATTGGTCTGTACCATTACATTGGAGTACATCTGATTATCCAGATCAAGAATATGCAGAGGTTTTAGAATCTATGTATCTACCTCCTAATAAGAGAATCAATAACGAAAGAATCATCGATGCAAGTAAGTTGAAATATACTTATACCCGAATCGATATGTCAGCTTCTGTAAAAGATAACGAGAGAAATCCTTCTTATCTTAAAAAAGAAAGCGTAGCGATTTATCCAGATACTACAGTTTGGATTAAGGATTTTAATTATGCTTATAACGAGCCTCTATTCAATCAATATTTTTGGCATAAAGCATATGCTAATTATCCTGTAGTAGGGGTAACTTGGAGCCAAGCTAATGCATATGCTAACTTTAAGACTAAACTGAAAACAGATTATAACAGAAGCCTTAAGAAAAGAAAACAAAAACCAATGGCCTTCCGTTTACCAACAGAAGCGGAATGGGAATATGCAGCCAGAGGAGGAAAACAAAATGCTACCTACCCTTGGGGAGGTCCTTATCTTACAGATGATAGAGGATGCTATTTAGCAAACTTTAAACCGAAGAGAGGTAACTATATCGAGGATGAGAAAAAAGGAACTTACCTTTATACTGCTCCTGTGAAGAAATTCCCTAAAAATGGCTACGGACTTTATGATATGGCTGGAAATGTGGCAGAATGGACAGATTCACCGTACAACAATGCAACTTATTTATTCTCTTCAACACTTAACCCTACTTTAGCGAGCCAGGCAGAAAAAGAACCTAGAAAATCAGTAAGAGGAGGCTCTTGGAAGGATGTAGGCTTTATGCTAATGACAGGAGCTAGAAATTGGGAGCATAAAGATTCTGCAAGAAGCTATATAGGATTCAGAACTGTTCAGGATATTCCTGAAGGAGCTGTAAAATTTAAAAGAACTACCAAATAA
- the gldL gene encoding gliding motility protein GldL has product MKLSDNTLNFIYSMGAAVVILGALFKITHWPLPFGITGNLILGAGLIVEAFIFVLYAFNPPSAEKQYAWENVYPELLDANAQPKPRKVVEQVQEVKQLEVSLSEKLDKMLADAKLDASLFERLKQGIDKFSASVDQINHTVDVSSATQKYNDELTKAASNLENMNALYALQLDYNKSQTELSKNYMDSLQKSSVQSEKFNNELNSLTDNLNNLNRVYGGMLNAMKA; this is encoded by the coding sequence TTGAAATTAAGCGATAATACCCTGAATTTTATTTACTCCATGGGGGCAGCTGTGGTAATCCTTGGAGCTTTATTTAAAATCACTCACTGGCCATTACCTTTTGGAATCACAGGTAACCTAATTTTAGGGGCAGGTCTTATTGTAGAAGCTTTTATCTTCGTACTTTATGCTTTCAACCCACCAAGTGCAGAAAAACAATATGCATGGGAAAATGTATATCCAGAATTATTAGATGCTAATGCACAACCAAAACCTAGAAAGGTTGTAGAACAAGTTCAAGAGGTAAAACAATTAGAAGTTTCTTTATCTGAAAAACTAGATAAAATGCTAGCAGATGCTAAGCTAGATGCTTCTCTTTTTGAAAGACTAAAACAAGGTATTGATAAATTTTCAGCATCTGTAGACCAAATTAATCATACTGTTGATGTGTCTTCAGCAACTCAAAAATACAATGATGAGCTTACTAAAGCAGCAAGTAATTTAGAAAACATGAATGCACTGTATGCTCTTCAATTAGATTACAATAAAAGCCAAACTGAATTGAGTAAAAACTACATGGACAGTCTTCAAAAATCTTCTGTTCAGTCTGAAAAATTCAATAATGAGCTGAATAGCTTAACCGATAATCTTAATAACTTAAACCGAGTTTACGGTGGTATGCTTAATGCAATGAAAGCTTAA
- the gldM gene encoding gliding motility protein GldM, with the protein MAKENLSPRQRMINLMYLVFIAMLAIQIDQEIIRSFNDTKDSLENTRTLTQQKNKMFEQTLAAKAQNSPETFAKNYQNYQNLKVAIDALVNEVNAQKTALGKDAGLKEGASDEGFDFNVLNNTEASTRFYFQGGDENSPSRDAQSLIKKMEALKNLIHTIFPNNNQNKPLLDRVDQSMATVFATKNQKRGGKNWLQYKFYNQPLVAALSNLEVIATEARNIQSDALANMLQEKVDADIKFNAYQAMVVGPTVVLQGDKQEVKVVIGTYARDVQGLTISNVDRVADGQGFKALNSSAVGAQTFNGAISFTDAHGKVVSLPFSHTYNVIAGAQEVKLQSGALVSATKMNVLYRGIGNPVSGSILGADNSTVTLSASGASVSGGRGNWTVTPTSGNTVKLTISGRDPKGKVIAQSFDFRVKNIPPPVVQIRGSSSPFMPASSIKNQTVTVDMPDFDFPVSFHVTSFKVKVPGKAAMTISGNSLENAASLFTNLRSGDMVAIFDVHATATGLGSQNVKSGAAAVINVQ; encoded by the coding sequence ATGGCAAAAGAAAATTTAAGCCCACGACAACGAATGATCAACCTGATGTATCTGGTGTTTATCGCTATGTTGGCGATACAGATAGACCAGGAGATTATCCGATCTTTTAATGATACTAAGGACTCATTAGAAAATACTCGAACTCTTACTCAGCAGAAGAATAAGATGTTCGAACAAACTTTGGCTGCAAAAGCTCAAAATTCTCCAGAAACCTTTGCTAAGAACTATCAAAACTATCAAAACTTGAAAGTAGCGATAGATGCTTTGGTAAACGAAGTAAACGCTCAGAAAACTGCGCTTGGTAAAGATGCAGGACTTAAAGAAGGAGCTAGCGATGAGGGTTTTGATTTTAATGTACTTAACAATACAGAAGCTTCTACTAGATTTTATTTCCAAGGAGGAGATGAAAATAGCCCTTCTAGAGATGCGCAATCTTTGATAAAGAAAATGGAAGCTTTAAAAAATCTTATCCATACAATCTTCCCTAACAATAACCAGAATAAACCTTTGTTGGATAGGGTAGATCAATCGATGGCTACGGTTTTTGCAACAAAAAATCAAAAGAGAGGAGGTAAAAATTGGTTACAATATAAATTTTATAACCAACCTCTTGTAGCAGCTTTATCCAATCTAGAGGTAATTGCTACAGAAGCAAGGAATATCCAGTCAGATGCTTTGGCTAATATGCTTCAAGAAAAAGTAGATGCGGATATCAAATTCAACGCTTATCAAGCAATGGTAGTAGGCCCAACAGTGGTTTTACAAGGCGATAAGCAAGAAGTAAAAGTAGTTATCGGTACCTATGCTAGAGATGTACAAGGCCTTACCATTTCTAATGTAGATAGAGTAGCCGATGGACAAGGCTTCAAAGCACTTAACTCATCAGCAGTAGGAGCGCAAACCTTTAATGGAGCAATTAGTTTTACCGATGCTCATGGGAAGGTAGTTTCTCTTCCATTTAGCCATACATATAATGTAATTGCGGGAGCTCAAGAAGTGAAATTACAAAGTGGGGCTTTGGTTTCAGCAACTAAGATGAATGTCCTTTATAGAGGTATAGGAAACCCTGTATCAGGATCTATTTTAGGAGCAGATAACTCTACCGTTACATTAAGTGCTTCAGGAGCTAGTGTTTCAGGAGGAAGAGGTAATTGGACAGTAACGCCAACTTCAGGAAATACCGTAAAACTTACCATTTCTGGTAGAGATCCTAAAGGAAAAGTTATTGCCCAAAGCTTTGATTTTCGTGTGAAAAATATTCCGCCACCTGTGGTACAAATTCGTGGTAGCTCTAGTCCATTTATGCCGGCAAGTTCTATTAAAAACCAGACCGTAACAGTAGATATGCCAGACTTCGACTTCCCAGTAAGCTTCCATGTAACAAGCTTTAAAGTTAAAGTTCCTGGAAAAGCAGCGATGACGATTAGCGGAAATAGTTTGGAAAATGCGGCATCGTTATTTACCAACCTTCGTTCAGGAGACATGGTAGCTATTTTTGATGTACATGCAACAGCTACTGGTTTAGGAAGCCAAAATGTAAAATCAGGTGCTGCGGCAGTGATTAATGTTCAATAA
- the gldN gene encoding gliding motility protein GldN: MKKLVYSLLILTSSYSFAQSILNAKSPEEFRKLREENKTQKGDKIVSVENTPLPYGYIDEKDILKSIVVWEIIDMNERLNQPFYHNSDGLVQQNRSLYQILLDGINSGKIKEVYDDEMFTTKLNPTQIQERLSRVQLTDELLSKINAGEKVSEQERKANTDIFETKSENVKLLKIKGMWYIDKRDAQMKYRLLGIAAMGPDPQTMGVVGPDGQPIAQGDELIDLFWVYYPDARPLLANSIVFNNKNLSSDITFDDILNARRFSSIIYKSDNGMGTGVIKDYIPRDAEAQLEESDRIKNQILEMENSLWNY; the protein is encoded by the coding sequence ATGAAAAAGTTAGTCTATAGTCTTTTAATTTTAACATCGAGCTACTCTTTTGCTCAATCGATTTTAAATGCAAAGTCGCCAGAAGAGTTTCGTAAATTAAGAGAGGAAAACAAAACCCAGAAAGGAGACAAAATCGTTTCTGTTGAAAATACTCCATTACCTTATGGGTATATCGATGAGAAAGATATTCTTAAAAGTATTGTAGTATGGGAAATTATTGATATGAATGAAAGACTAAATCAGCCGTTTTATCACAATTCGGATGGTTTGGTTCAGCAAAATAGATCTCTTTATCAAATCCTTTTGGACGGAATTAATTCTGGAAAAATAAAAGAGGTTTATGATGATGAGATGTTTACAACAAAATTAAATCCTACTCAGATACAAGAACGCTTAAGCAGAGTACAGCTTACTGATGAATTGTTGAGTAAGATTAATGCAGGGGAAAAAGTTTCTGAACAAGAAAGAAAAGCCAATACCGATATCTTCGAAACCAAATCTGAGAATGTAAAACTTCTTAAGATAAAAGGAATGTGGTATATCGATAAAAGAGATGCTCAGATGAAGTATCGTCTGTTGGGTATTGCTGCTATGGGACCAGATCCTCAGACCATGGGAGTTGTAGGGCCAGATGGCCAGCCAATTGCACAAGGAGATGAATTAATAGATCTGTTCTGGGTATATTATCCAGATGCAAGACCATTATTGGCAAACTCTATTGTATTTAATAATAAAAATCTTTCCTCAGATATTACATTTGATGATATTCTGAATGCAAGAAGATTCTCTTCTATTATCTATAAATCCGATAATGGTATGGGTACAGGAGTTATTAAAGACTATATCCCTAGAGATGCTGAAGCCCAATTAGAGGAAAGCGATAGGATTAAAAATCAGATCCTAGAAATGGAAAATTCTCTTTGGAATTACTAG
- a CDS encoding FAD-binding oxidoreductase — MMHVDYLIVGDGYAGVFFAHQLIKNKKSFRLFSAGKRAASHISAGACNPVILSRFNKIWKHQELMNYLPIAFSEVSEYLGKNYLLDQPVVRVFHDEAERNTWLEKAHSDKLSHEISDKVLELHHVNNPYGGGKVIQSSRVDVLGFFKAFHQYLEEQGVMIKESFNYQLLDAQQKTYGEISFDKIVFAEGVKVKDNPYFGTAPVVPNKGHRLSISIDEILDPYIISKKHFLVKMSEEDVYYGGTNDKLGDGTEQVEQKSVDDLVGNLEDLYPHHYRVNQVLVAQRATVPDRRPIIGRHNSLHDFYIFNGLGARGALNGSFFSKMLYDFIENNGMIFPEADVQRFYLSNKML, encoded by the coding sequence ATGATGCATGTAGATTATCTTATCGTAGGAGATGGTTATGCCGGGGTGTTTTTTGCCCATCAGTTGATTAAGAATAAAAAGAGTTTTAGACTGTTTTCAGCAGGCAAGAGAGCAGCTTCTCATATTTCAGCGGGAGCGTGTAATCCAGTAATCCTTTCGCGTTTTAATAAAATATGGAAACATCAAGAATTGATGAATTATCTTCCTATAGCTTTTTCTGAAGTTTCAGAATACTTAGGAAAAAACTACCTTTTGGATCAACCTGTGGTAAGGGTTTTTCACGATGAAGCAGAAAGAAATACTTGGCTAGAGAAAGCTCATAGCGACAAATTATCTCATGAAATATCAGATAAGGTATTAGAACTTCATCATGTAAATAATCCATACGGTGGGGGAAAGGTTATTCAATCTTCCAGAGTGGATGTTTTAGGCTTTTTTAAGGCCTTTCACCAGTATTTAGAGGAGCAAGGAGTAATGATAAAAGAAAGTTTTAATTATCAACTTCTGGATGCTCAGCAAAAGACGTATGGAGAAATATCATTTGATAAAATAGTTTTTGCAGAAGGGGTAAAGGTGAAGGATAATCCTTATTTTGGTACCGCTCCGGTTGTACCAAATAAAGGCCATCGTTTAAGTATTAGTATTGATGAGATATTGGATCCGTATATTATTAGTAAAAAGCATTTTTTAGTAAAAATGTCCGAGGAGGATGTTTACTATGGAGGAACTAATGATAAATTAGGAGATGGAACGGAACAAGTAGAACAAAAATCGGTTGATGACCTAGTAGGTAATTTAGAAGACTTGTATCCTCATCATTACCGAGTTAATCAGGTTTTGGTGGCGCAAAGAGCAACAGTACCCGATAGAAGGCCCATTATAGGAAGGCATAATTCTTTACATGATTTTTATATTTTTAATGGGCTAGGAGCTCGTGGAGCTCTTAATGGAAGTTTCTTTTCCAAGATGCTGTATGACTTTATCGAAAATAACGGAATGATATTTCCTGAAGCCGATGTACAAAGATTTTATCTTTCCAATAAAATGTTATAA
- a CDS encoding Rrf2 family transcriptional regulator — MMSKRCKYALKAMIRLARNYQKGFLSTSIIAEEENIPKKFLEQILLELKRSKLVNSRQGVGGGYYLLKSPDDINLADLYRIFEGPIALVPCISLNYYEKCDDCTDEATCILRHELVNVREKMRTAMIEATLTSFLKS, encoded by the coding sequence ATGATGTCCAAAAGATGCAAATACGCTTTAAAAGCGATGATAAGGTTGGCAAGAAATTATCAAAAAGGTTTCTTGTCAACTTCTATTATTGCCGAGGAAGAAAATATTCCTAAAAAGTTTCTAGAGCAAATTCTTTTGGAACTAAAACGTTCTAAATTGGTGAATAGCCGCCAAGGTGTAGGAGGCGGTTACTACCTTTTGAAATCTCCAGACGACATCAATTTGGCAGATTTGTATCGTATTTTTGAAGGACCTATCGCTTTAGTTCCCTGTATTTCTCTTAATTACTACGAAAAGTGTGATGACTGTACCGATGAGGCTACTTGTATATTGAGACATGAATTAGTAAACGTTCGTGAAAAGATGCGTACCGCAATGATAGAGGCTACTTTAACCTCTTTTTTAAAATCATAA
- a CDS encoding phosphoadenylyl-sulfate reductase, producing MSTENSLKIQFEELTKLDLNHLSVSEVLDILETYFKEKIILSTSFSYEDQVISYFLKNRDIDIFTLDTGRLFEETYQTWTLTQAFLKKKIKAYYPDAEKIQEFVTDKGPDSFYQSVELRKKCCHIRKVEPLAKAIKGYSVWITGIRAEHSPNREHIQMLEWDETHQIIKIHPLLHWSQQQVLDCIQKNHIPYNPLHKKGYVSIGCAPCTRPIQEGEDFRAGRWWWEDPNKKECGLHVHQS from the coding sequence ATGAGTACTGAGAATTCACTTAAAATACAATTTGAAGAGCTTACAAAATTAGACTTAAATCATTTATCGGTTTCAGAAGTCTTAGATATTTTGGAAACTTACTTCAAAGAGAAAATTATCCTGTCCACAAGTTTTAGTTATGAAGATCAGGTCATTTCTTACTTTTTAAAGAATAGAGATATAGATATTTTCACTTTAGATACAGGAAGGTTATTCGAGGAAACTTACCAAACATGGACACTTACTCAGGCCTTTTTAAAGAAAAAAATAAAAGCTTACTATCCTGATGCAGAAAAGATTCAGGAATTTGTAACCGATAAAGGTCCAGATTCTTTCTATCAATCGGTAGAGCTTAGGAAAAAATGTTGCCACATCCGTAAGGTGGAGCCTTTAGCAAAAGCTATTAAAGGATATTCGGTATGGATTACAGGTATTCGAGCAGAACACTCTCCTAATCGAGAGCATATACAGATGTTGGAGTGGGATGAGACTCACCAGATCATAAAAATTCATCCCCTTCTTCACTGGTCTCAACAGCAGGTTTTGGATTGTATTCAAAAAAATCATATTCCTTACAATCCACTACATAAAAAGGGATATGTTAGTATTGGCTGTGCCCCGTGTACAAGACCTATCCAAGAGGGAGAAGATTTTAGAGCCGGAAGATGGTGGTGGGAAGATCCTAATAAAAAAGAATGTGGCTTACATGTTCATCAATCTTAA